The DNA segment GATCTCCTGGAGCGTCATGCGCAGTTGTTTCCGGTGGTTCCAGACCTGGAAGGGCACGTCGATGGCGGCCACCACCAGCAGTGCCGCCGCCGCGATGAGAAAGAGCCAGGCCTCCATATGCACGGTCCGGACGATCGCCTGCTCCACCGGCAGCTCGCCGAGTGTGAGCAGATTGCCCCAGATGCTCATGATGGCCAGGGTCGCCACGGTTCCGACCAGACCGAACTTGCCCAGTCCCTTGACCAGTTCCATCAGTCCCTGCACCGAGAACACGCGCTTGAGTCCGGTGATCGGGTTGAGCTTGGAGAACTTGGGCATGAGCGCCTGGGTCGAGAAGTTCGCGCCGCCGACCAGGATCGGTCCCATGAGGGCGATGACCATGAGCAGGGCGAACATGGGCGCCAGGATCAGGAGCGCGCGTCCGAGCAGGTGCTGGAGATGGGGCACCAGCAGGCCCTCGTCGAAGATGAGCGCACGCTCCGGCGTCCAGCCCTCGATCATCAGCTGACTGATCCGTGCCGCCAGACCGCCGCCGAAGAAGAGCAAAAAGGACCCGCCCATGAGCAGGATGATGAAGGTGTTGAGCTCGCGTGAGCGCGCGACCTGCCCTTTCTCGCGCGATTCGCGCAGACGTTTGGCGGTGGGGGCCTCGGAGCGTTCCTGGCCGTTTTCGTTCTCGGCCATGGCTCAGATCCTCGCCACCCGCTCGATCAGCGGCAGGGCCGTGAACAGGAAGTCGCCGATACGTGCCGTCAGACTCGGCAGCGTCAGCAGGATGATCAGAAAACCGGCGAGAATGGTGATCGGAAAACCGACGGCGAAGATGTTGAGCTGGGGCGCGGCGCGCGTCACCACGCCCATGGCCAGATTGATCAGCAGCAGCGAGGCGACCGCCGGCAGCGCGATGAGCACGGCTCCGGCGAACATCTGACTGCCGAAGCTCGCGATGAACCAGAGATCCTCGTTGTCCGGACCGTCGAGTCCGATCGGAAAGGTCTCGAAGCTCCTGAGCAGCAGTTCGAACAGCACCAGATGCCCGTTCATCGCCAGGAAGATCAGGGTGGCGATGATCGAGAGATACTGCGAGATCATCGGCACCTGCACCCCGCCGACCGGATCGACCGCCGAGGCGAAGCCCAGTCCCATCGAGAGCGCGATCGCCTCGCCGGCCTGATTGATCGCCGAGAACACCAGGGTCAGCACGAAGCCCATGCTGATGCCGATCAGCACCTGTTCGACCGCCACCACCAAGCCGCCGACACTGAGCGGATCGATCGCCGGCGGTGCGGGCAGTTGCGGCGCGATCATCCAGGCCAGCAGCAGCGCCAGCCCCAGACGCACGCGCGTATTGATCTGGCGCGCGCCGAAGACGGGCATCACCAGCAGCATGGCGCTGATGCGCACGAAGGGCCAGGCCAGCGAGACGGTCCAGCGCAGGATATCCGTGGCCTCGAGCGTGAGGGTCGACATGGCGATGGCGGGCGAGCGGAACCGCGTGACTCAACCGATCATGCCGGGGATGCTCTCGTAGAGCCGGGTGACATAGTCGGTGACGAGCGTGAGCATCCAGGGTCCGGCGATGATCAGCGCCGCCCCGACCCCGACCAGCTTGGGGATGAAGGTCAGCGTCATCTCCTGGATCTGGGTCGCGGCCTGGAACAGGCTGATGATCAGACCGATGATGAGACCTGCCAGCAGGGGCGGGGCGGACATCAGGATGATGACCTCGCCGGCCTCCTTGCCGACGTCCAGGACCATTTCGGGTGTCATCTCGGGTATTCCTCGTGTTGGGTGTGCGTTCGATGTGCGTCTTCTTTTTTCTCGGGTCACTCGTCATCGAACGGTTACTGACGACCATGCAGGATCGGGGCCGAATAGCCCAGCCGTCGGTGACTGTCAAGTATAGAAGCTGCGCGCCAGGGTTCCGAGCAGCAGCGACCAGCCGTCGACCAGCACGAACAGCATCAGCTTGAACGGCAGCGAGATGATCAGCGGCGAGAGCATCATCATACCCATGGACATCAGGACACTCGCGACCACCAGATCGATGATGAGAAAAGGGATCAGGATCAGGAACCCGATCTGGAAGGCCGTCTTCAGCTCGCTGACGACGAAAGACGGGATCAGCAGCGTCAGCGGAATGTCGTCCGGCGACTCGAAGCCGTCGATCCCCCGGATGCCGGCGAAGAGCGCCAGATCCGACTCGCGCGTCTGGGCCAGCATGAAGGTTCGCAGCGGCTTGACGGCCTTGGCGAGCGCCTCCTCGGTGCCGAGCTGTTCTTCCATATAGGGCTGGATGGCGGTGTCGTAGATCTCCTGGAAGATCGGCGACATGACGAACAGGGTCAGGAACAGGGCCAGACCGAGCAGCACCTGGTTGGAGGGCGTCTGGGTCGTCCCCAGCCCCTGACGCAGGATGCCGAGCACGATGATGATGCGCGTGAAGGAGGTCATCATGATCAGCGCCGACGGCAGCAGCGTCATCAGCGTCATGATGATCAGGATCTGGAGCGTGACCGAGTAGACCTGACCGCCGTCGGGCGCGGTCGTGACGGTCACGGCGTTCAGACCGCCGATCTGGGCCAGGACGAGGCCCGGCACGAGCAGTCCGGCCAGCACCAGTCCCCAGAGTGCGAGCCGTTTCATCCGGGCTTTCCGCCGCGCTTGAAGCGTTCGAGCAGGCCGGCGAAGTCCCCGCTCCAGGGTTCGTCCTCCGGCGGCTCGATGGGCTGGGCGAGCGTGTGCAGATGCGTCACGCCCGCCGCCGTCACGGCGATCAGGATCTGCTCGGCGCCGACCTGGACCAGCATCAGACGCTCGCGCGCGCCGATCGCGCGCACGGCCAGGATGCGGATGGCGCCCAGTCCGGGAGTCGCCACGCCCGGAACCCGGCGCAGGAACCAGGCCAGGACGACGATGGCCAGGAGCACCAGCACCAGTCCGCCGACCAGTTGGCTCAGATAGCCGGTCGCCGGCGCGATGACCGGTGCCGGCGACTCGGCCCAGACGAGACCGGGCGCGAGCAGTGCCCACCAGGCGATCGACACTCCCGGACGGACGCGCCGATGCATCCTCACCTCAGCTTACGCACCCGCTCGCTCGGGCTGATGACATCGGTCAGCCGAATGCCGAATTTCTCGTTGACCACCACCACCTCGCCATGCGCGATCAGGGTGCCGTTGACCAGCACGTCGAGCGGCTCGCCGGCCAGACGATCGAGCTCGACCACCGACCCCTGGTTGAGCTGCAGCAGATTGCGGATCGGAATCCGGGTGCGTCCGATCTCCATGGCGATGGTCACGGGTACGTCCAGCACCATGTTGAGATTGATATCGGAGGCCGGTTCCGGACGGGTACCGCTGAAATCCTCCGGACTCATGCGGCGGATGCCCTCCATGCCGGAATGCGTCTCTCCGCCCGGTTCGCGCTGTTCGCTCTCCTTCTGCTCCTCGAGTGCGGCGGCCCAGGCGTCGGCGATCGCCTCGTCCGGGTCGATCTCGCCCGGATTCGTAACGTTGTCGTTGCTCATCTTGCGTAAAACCTCCATCTGTCCAAGAGCGTCGGCGCCTATCCGCTATCGGAGCGCCCGCTACCGGATGACTCAATGCTTGATCTGCTCCAGGATCTTGATGGCGTTGATGCCGTTGGAGACCCCGAACTTACCACGAAAGAGCGGGATGTCCTCGACGTTGAGGATGACGGTCTCGGGCAGGTCGACCGGAATGATGTCGCCGGGCTTGACTTCGAGCAGTTGCTCGACGGTCAGCGTCGCCTCGGTCAGCACCGAGCTGATCTCGACCTTCGCCAGCGGGATCTCCTCTTCCAGCGCCCGCTGCCAGCGCTGATCGACGCCGCTGCGATCGGATTGCAGCCCCGTGTCCAGCACCTCGCGGATCGGCTCGATCATCGAATAGGGGAAGGTGACGTGCATGTTGCCGCCGCCGCCTTCCAGTTCGATGTGAAAGTCGTTGATGACCACGATCTCGGTCGGGCTGACGATGTTGGCGAATTGCGGATTGACTTCGGCATTGATGAATTCGAAATCCAGGCGCATCACCGGCTCCCAGGCCTTCTGCATGTCGCTGAAGGAGGTATCGAGCAGGTTCTTGATGACGCGCATCTCCATGGGCGTGAAGTCGCGGCCCTCGATGCGCGAATAATAGCGCCCGTCGCCGCCGAAGAAGTTGTCGACCAGACCGAAGACGAGCTTGGGATCGAAGACGAACAGCGCCGTGCCGTGCAGCGGATAGACGCGCACCAGGTTCAGACTGGTCGGCACATAGAGCGAATGCAGATACTCCGAGAACTTGGTCACGCGCGCACCGATGACCGAGATCTCGGAGGAACGGCGCAGCAGATTGAACAGGTGCACGCGCAGATAGCGCGCGAAACGCTCGTTGATCATGTCGAGCGTCGGCATCCGGCCGCGGACGATGCGATCCTGGGTCGCGAAATCGTAGGGGCGCACCTGACCGTCCGGGGGAAAGGGATTGGAATCGGTATCGACGTCGCCGCTATCGACGCCATGCAGCAGGGCGTCGATCTCGTCTTGGCTGAGGATGTCGGATTGCTGTGCCATCGCGCGGCCTATTGCATGATGAGCTCGTTGAAGAGCACGTCGCGGATGTCGGACGGCTCTCCGGAGCGCGCCAGCAGCCGCACCAGGGTCTGGCGCAGGGACTCGCGCAAGGTGTCCTTGCCCTCGGGCGTGTTGAGCGTGGCGAACTCCTGGACGGCCAGCAGCGTCAGGATGTCGTTGCGCAGCATCGGCATGTGCTTGTCCACGGCGGCGATCACCGCCGGGTTCGGCGTGGCGATGGTCAGACTGACACGCAGGAAGCGGACCGGTCCGCCGGGCGAGAGGTTGACGGTGAAACTCTCGAGCTTGTGGTAGATGAGCGGCCCGGCCACGGGTATCGCGGCCGTGCCCTCCTCGGTCTGTCCCGCGGGCGCGGCCTCGCTCGACGTCTCGGCGGAAGCGTCCGGCTCGTCGGCGGATTTGCCGTACCAGAGGAAATAATAGGCGGCGCCTCCGCCACCCGCGAGCAGCAGCAACAGGATCACCAGGATGATGATCAGCTTCATCCGGCCGCCCGGCGCCTTCTCCGCCCCCTTGTCGGCCTGTTTCTTGTCGGCTTTCTTCTTCTCAGCCATGCTCCAGTCCTCTCGAATCGGGTTGCGCGTTCCATGGCGCGCGCACTGGAAAACCGTGGTTCCGGGCGTCCAACGCCGGCGGTGGGGACGTCCGGTCGGAATGATGAGGGGCGATTTTAAACCGTACCGCGGCGAACACCAGCAGTCGTCGAACGAGGATCGCCGATGCGTCCTCGGTTCGACGGGCGGGCTCAGGTGAAGACGTCGAGCCGGCGCGACAGCACCGAGATGGTGCCGCGGGACTCGATCCGATCCTCGTCGTCCTCGGTCTCGAGATCCTCGACTCCAGTCGAGTCACCGGCTTCGCGCCCGCTCCTGCCGCGATCCTGGGGCGCCTGATCCGAGACCGAGACATTGCCCAGCAAGACGCCGTCCTGGGCGAGCGCCTCGCGCAACCTGGGCATGGCCGCCTCCAGCACCTCGCGTGCGATGGGATGCGCGGAGACGAACTGCACATGGGTCTTGTCGCCCTCCTGGACGAGGCGCACGTCCAGGGCGCCCAGACTGGGTGGATGCAGTTTGATCTCGGCCGTCTCGATCCCCTTGTCGACCGACCAGCGTACCTGTTCGGCCAGGCGCTGTTCACCGCCGGGTTGGAGCAGGCGGTTGAGATCCAGGGTCTGGAGACGCGCGCCGGTCGTCGTCTCGGATGCGACGGTCGGCGTCCGGAGCGTACCCGCTGGGGCCAAGTCGGTCGCTTCCTTGGATTCCAGAACGGTCTCCATGTCCAATGCCGCATCGAGCCGATGCTCGCCGCTCGCCGCCAGGCTCCGCAGCGTCTCACCCATGGACGGGGAAGCGGGATCGCCGGCCGCGTTCGAAGCCGGGGGGGCGGATATGGCGGTATTCGGCCAGATTCGAGCATCGTCGCTGCTCAGTTGACGAGCGAGCCAAGCGGGCAGGACCGAGGCCGATTCGGTTGGTTTCAGGGTATCGGGCACCTCGGGCTGCTCAGCGTCCTGAACGGCGGCCGGCGTGCTCTGACGCAGGAGTGCGCGCGTCAGCGTTTCCAGGTCGACAGGGGCTGAGGCTGGCGGACCAGCCAGCTCCGTTGTCGGAGTCGGCAGAATTCGGCCTGCTTCGCTCAGTCGCTCCAATATGACGGTGGGTAGAGCGGTGAGCCAGACAGGCACCTCCGATTCCTGCTCCGGCGCATCATCAGGCGATGCCTCGGTCCCCTCCCCATCTTCTTCGGAGACGGCCGATGCCTCGAAGCCGCGCATCAGACCGCCAAGACCGGTTGCGACAGACAGCCCATCGGCCGGCCACTCCTTCTGCCCCTGGACGAGCGCGAAAAACTCGGCCACCAGGGCTTCATCCCCGATGGATGCGACCTCGACCGGATCAGCCCCACGCTCGACCATGAGCGACTTGATCTGTTCTGCCAGCGATTGGACGAACTCGCCGACATCGGCCTGACCGAGAATCCCCGTCCCGTCCGAACCGCCCAAGAGCCGGACCCCGCTCTCGTCCAGGCCACCCAGGATCTGCGACAACAGGCCCGAGAGCCCGGTCGGCATGGTAGTCGTCTGCATCATCGCGATCACCCCTCGTCGGACGTCGAGAAACCGGCGTCTCGATCGGAATCGAAGGCCTTGCGGGTGGCCCACATATCCAACTCACGTTGTTGTCGACGCCCATCGGCGACGGCGTCGAACCGGCGGCGACGCTCGATGAGCTTTTCGAGTGAGCGACTCGCCTGATGGCGCTCCATCCAGGCCGAGCGCGCCTGATCGACCTGGCTCTGGGCGGCCGCCACGCGCAGATCCTGCTGCTGCAGCGCCTCGCGCAGCTGGTGGTGCATGAGCGAGAGCTGTTTCATCAGATGCGCGTCGTTCGGAACCGGCGCGTTGAGGTAGCTCGCCTGATATTCGACGAGCTGGGCGCGTTGCCGCTCGAACCGGTTGAGCTCGGCCAGACGCCCGGCGAGCGCCACGGCCGCCTCGTTCTCCTGGGCCTCGCGGATCTTCAACAGTCGCTGGAAACGCTTGACGCTCATGTCCCGGTCACTGGTGCATGGATACGGCTGGTCACTGACTCATCGGCAGGCCCAGCAGCTCGAACAATTGACGCCGCGAGTCCTCGAAGCTCGCCTTCTCCAGGCGGTTCTGGCCCAGATAGGCTTCCAGACGCGGATTCATGGCCACGGCCTCATCGAGCGCCGGGTCCGATCCCTTGCGATAGGCGCCGACAGCGATCAGATCGCGGTTGCGCGCATAGGTCGACATCAGATTGCGAAAGCGATAGGCCGCCTTCTGATGCTCGGGCGTGACCACGGCGCTCATGACGCGCGAGACCGAGGCGCCGACGTCGATGGCCGGATAGCGCCCGGTCTCGGCGATCTCGCGCGAGAGCACCACATGGCCGTCGAGGATCGCACGCGCCGAGTCGACGATGGGATCGTTCTGGTCGTCGCCCTCGGCGAGCACGGTATAGAAGGCGGTGATCGAGCCGCCGCCCCGGTCGCCGTTGCCCGCGCGCTCGACGAGCTGCGGCAGACGCGCGAACACCGAGGCCGAATAGCCCTTGGTCGCCGGCGGCTCGCCGATGGCCATGGCGATCTCGCGCGCGCCCTGAGCGAAGCGGGTCAGCGAATCCATCAGCAACAGCACGTTCAGCCCCCGGTCGCGGAAGGATTCGGCGATGGTGGTCGAGACCCAGGCGCCGTGCTGACGCAGCAGCGGCGACTGGTCGGCGGGCACGGCCACGACCACGGTTCGCTTGCGCGATTCCTCGTCGAGGATGTCGTAGATGAACTCGTTGACCTCGCGGCCACGCTCGCCGATGAGTCCGACCACGATGACATCGGCCGCCGTGTGGCGGGTCATCATGCCCAGCAGCACGCTCTTGCCCACGCCGCTACCGGCGAACAGCCCGATACGCTGACCGCGACCGACCGACAGCAGGCCGTTGAGCGCGCGAATCCCGACGTCGAGCGGCTCGGTGACGGGCACACGCCCGAGCGGATTGATCGGACGGCCCTCGATCGGCGCCATCTCGGCGGTGCGGATGGGGCCGCCGCCATCGAGCGGCTTGCCGAGCGCATCGACGACGCGACCGAGCAGAGCCGGACCGACCGGGATGCGCCGCGCCTGTTCCAGCGGTTCGATGCGCGCGCCCGGCGCCAGCCCTTCGAGCTTGCCCTCGGGCATCAGGAAGGTCCGCTCGCCCTGGAAGCCGACCACCTCGGCACCCAGACGAGTGCCATGAGCGGTATGGATCGCGGCCCGTCCGCCGACCGGCAGCCGGATACCCTCGGCCTCGAGCGTCATGCCGACCATGCGTGACAGTCGGCCCTCGGGCTGGGGCGCGGGGACGTCCTCGATGCGCCGGCGCGAGCGCGCCAGGCGATCGCGCAAACCATGCACGAGCTGCTGTGAGCCCTGCTGTTTCAGATCCTCGATGACGTCGCTCATGTCGGT comes from the Allochromatium tepidum genome and includes:
- the flhB gene encoding flagellar biosynthesis protein FlhB, with the protein product MAENENGQERSEAPTAKRLRESREKGQVARSRELNTFIILLMGGSFLLFFGGGLAARISQLMIEGWTPERALIFDEGLLVPHLQHLLGRALLILAPMFALLMVIALMGPILVGGANFSTQALMPKFSKLNPITGLKRVFSVQGLMELVKGLGKFGLVGTVATLAIMSIWGNLLTLGELPVEQAIVRTVHMEAWLFLIAAAALLVVAAIDVPFQVWNHRKQLRMTLQEIKDEFKETEGKPEVKSRIRRLQHEMSQRRMMSEVPKADVVITNPTHYAVAIAYVPATMAAPRLLAKGQDTVAQAIRALADEHGIMIIEAPRVARAIYFTTDLDQEIPSGLFIAVARILAYVYQIRREDPDVELADDLPVPEEYLDPLRAPRRRKGRR
- the fliR gene encoding flagellar biosynthetic protein FliR, with translation MSTLTLEATDILRWTVSLAWPFVRISAMLLVMPVFGARQINTRVRLGLALLLAWMIAPQLPAPPAIDPLSVGGLVVAVEQVLIGISMGFVLTLVFSAINQAGEAIALSMGLGFASAVDPVGGVQVPMISQYLSIIATLIFLAMNGHLVLFELLLRSFETFPIGLDGPDNEDLWFIASFGSQMFAGAVLIALPAVASLLLINLAMGVVTRAAPQLNIFAVGFPITILAGFLIILLTLPSLTARIGDFLFTALPLIERVARI
- the fliQ gene encoding flagellar biosynthesis protein FliQ, giving the protein MTPEMVLDVGKEAGEVIILMSAPPLLAGLIIGLIISLFQAATQIQEMTLTFIPKLVGVGAALIIAGPWMLTLVTDYVTRLYESIPGMIG
- the fliP gene encoding flagellar type III secretion system pore protein FliP (The bacterial flagellar biogenesis protein FliP forms a type III secretion system (T3SS)-type pore required for flagellar assembly.) encodes the protein MKRLALWGLVLAGLLVPGLVLAQIGGLNAVTVTTAPDGGQVYSVTLQILIIMTLMTLLPSALIMMTSFTRIIIVLGILRQGLGTTQTPSNQVLLGLALFLTLFVMSPIFQEIYDTAIQPYMEEQLGTEEALAKAVKPLRTFMLAQTRESDLALFAGIRGIDGFESPDDIPLTLLIPSFVVSELKTAFQIGFLILIPFLIIDLVVASVLMSMGMMMLSPLIISLPFKLMLFVLVDGWSLLLGTLARSFYT
- the fliO gene encoding flagellar biosynthetic protein FliO, giving the protein MHRRVRPGVSIAWWALLAPGLVWAESPAPVIAPATGYLSQLVGGLVLVLLAIVVLAWFLRRVPGVATPGLGAIRILAVRAIGARERLMLVQVGAEQILIAVTAAGVTHLHTLAQPIEPPEDEPWSGDFAGLLERFKRGGKPG
- the fliN gene encoding flagellar motor switch protein FliN, which encodes MSNDNVTNPGEIDPDEAIADAWAAALEEQKESEQREPGGETHSGMEGIRRMSPEDFSGTRPEPASDINLNMVLDVPVTIAMEIGRTRIPIRNLLQLNQGSVVELDRLAGEPLDVLVNGTLIAHGEVVVVNEKFGIRLTDVISPSERVRKLR
- the fliM gene encoding flagellar motor switch protein FliM — its product is MAQQSDILSQDEIDALLHGVDSGDVDTDSNPFPPDGQVRPYDFATQDRIVRGRMPTLDMINERFARYLRVHLFNLLRRSSEISVIGARVTKFSEYLHSLYVPTSLNLVRVYPLHGTALFVFDPKLVFGLVDNFFGGDGRYYSRIEGRDFTPMEMRVIKNLLDTSFSDMQKAWEPVMRLDFEFINAEVNPQFANIVSPTEIVVINDFHIELEGGGGNMHVTFPYSMIEPIREVLDTGLQSDRSGVDQRWQRALEEEIPLAKVEISSVLTEATLTVEQLLEVKPGDIIPVDLPETVILNVEDIPLFRGKFGVSNGINAIKILEQIKH
- a CDS encoding flagellar basal body-associated FliL family protein, producing MAEKKKADKKQADKGAEKAPGGRMKLIIILVILLLLLAGGGGAAYYFLWYGKSADEPDASAETSSEAAPAGQTEEGTAAIPVAGPLIYHKLESFTVNLSPGGPVRFLRVSLTIATPNPAVIAAVDKHMPMLRNDILTLLAVQEFATLNTPEGKDTLRESLRQTLVRLLARSGEPSDIRDVLFNELIMQ
- a CDS encoding flagellar hook-length control protein FliK, with amino-acid sequence MMQTTTMPTGLSGLLSQILGGLDESGVRLLGGSDGTGILGQADVGEFVQSLAEQIKSLMVERGADPVEVASIGDEALVAEFFALVQGQKEWPADGLSVATGLGGLMRGFEASAVSEEDGEGTEASPDDAPEQESEVPVWLTALPTVILERLSEAGRILPTPTTELAGPPASAPVDLETLTRALLRQSTPAAVQDAEQPEVPDTLKPTESASVLPAWLARQLSSDDARIWPNTAISAPPASNAAGDPASPSMGETLRSLAASGEHRLDAALDMETVLESKEATDLAPAGTLRTPTVASETTTGARLQTLDLNRLLQPGGEQRLAEQVRWSVDKGIETAEIKLHPPSLGALDVRLVQEGDKTHVQFVSAHPIAREVLEAAMPRLREALAQDGVLLGNVSVSDQAPQDRGRSGREAGDSTGVEDLETEDDEDRIESRGTISVLSRRLDVFT
- the fliJ gene encoding flagellar export protein FliJ; translation: MSVKRFQRLLKIREAQENEAAVALAGRLAELNRFERQRAQLVEYQASYLNAPVPNDAHLMKQLSLMHHQLREALQQQDLRVAAAQSQVDQARSAWMERHQASRSLEKLIERRRRFDAVADGRRQQRELDMWATRKAFDSDRDAGFSTSDEG
- a CDS encoding FliI/YscN family ATPase — its product is MSDVIEDLKQQGSQQLVHGLRDRLARSRRRIEDVPAPQPEGRLSRMVGMTLEAEGIRLPVGGRAAIHTAHGTRLGAEVVGFQGERTFLMPEGKLEGLAPGARIEPLEQARRIPVGPALLGRVVDALGKPLDGGGPIRTAEMAPIEGRPINPLGRVPVTEPLDVGIRALNGLLSVGRGQRIGLFAGSGVGKSVLLGMMTRHTAADVIVVGLIGERGREVNEFIYDILDEESRKRTVVVAVPADQSPLLRQHGAWVSTTIAESFRDRGLNVLLLMDSLTRFAQGAREIAMAIGEPPATKGYSASVFARLPQLVERAGNGDRGGGSITAFYTVLAEGDDQNDPIVDSARAILDGHVVLSREIAETGRYPAIDVGASVSRVMSAVVTPEHQKAAYRFRNLMSTYARNRDLIAVGAYRKGSDPALDEAVAMNPRLEAYLGQNRLEKASFEDSRRQLFELLGLPMSQ